In the genome of Astatotilapia calliptera chromosome 18, fAstCal1.2, whole genome shotgun sequence, the window TGCGAGCAAGAATGGTGCGTTAGTATCCATTGAGATCAAACTAATGAAGTGCTTTCTTTGCAAAAGTGATCATGGTAGACCAAACAGCCTTGTAAAACACCTTAAGGTAATTCATGGTCTCTGTACTGGGAGGACACTATATCTCAAATGTGGCCAAGTGGGATGCTCACGTTCTTTTAGTAGTTTTTCTGGCTTTAGAAAGCACCTGAACAAATGCCACGTAAGCAGTTCATTTGATTCTGCAGAACTAGATTTTTCACCAGTTCAAAGTGTTACGGACACAAGTACTACTGCTAATGTTGATGTGGTGCCTGAACATttagagcataggtgtcaaactctggcccgcgggccagttttggcccgcagcctgattacatttggcccgcgaagccataccaaattactattagagctggcctactggtattatacagttaatatatatattgtttagtattaagctttgcttgttccatattcaggttttgagcaaaacttgtttgagtccataaaaaaagattcattcttatatctagaggaagatttttttttcaataaatattaatgttagcccgcgactttgttccagttttgaattttggcccactgtgtatttgagtttgacacccctgatttagagGCTGAGTCGGAATTATCTTCAGCAGACCTTGTAAATAGTTGTGCAGCTGTTATTTCTGATCTAAAGGCAGCAGGTGTAGGCCAAAGTGTAGTGAATTCTGTAGTGAATTCCATGGAAGAGATTGTTCAAGATATCCAACAACATGCTAAAGAAACAGTCATTAAGCATGTATTTAGTaatgaaagagaaacagaaatgtGCAAGAAAGTTGAAGCATGTTTTGATGAGTTAGAGAATCCTTTCTCAGTTCTTAATTCTGAGTACAAGAGGTCAAAATATTTATCAGACAAGTGGGAAACTGTAGAACCAGTTGAATGTGTAATTGGCTCAAGATTTGACACAAGGCGAAATAAAAAGACTGGAACATATGATCAGGCAGTTGTTCAAGATAAATTCATGTATGTTCCAGTTTTATCAACATTGGAATCAATATTTAAGAGTCAGCATGTTGGAGAAATGTTGAAAAAATCAGACACTTGTGATTCAAGACGCAGAGATATTTGTGATGGATCTCTATTGAAGACACGCCCTCTTTTTTTCAACAGAAAAGCACACAGTTCAGATCCAAATGTTCTATGATGACTTTGAGGTTGCAAATCCTCTTGGTTCCAAGCGAGGTATTCACAAGTTGGGTGCAGTATATTTTACCTTAAGAAACTTCTCTCCCAAATGGAATTCTTTTTTGGCCAACATACACCTTTGTGCCTTATTTCATGCACAAGATCTGAAACGTTATGGTTTTAGTGAAATTCTTGTTCCTATTGTTCGAGACATTAAAGTGTTAGAGAGCGATGGTATTGAGATTCCACTATTCGGTGGTTATGTTCGTGGTAGTGTGGTACAGGTCACTGGTGATAATTTAGGCTTACATAGCTTGTTTGGTCTGGTGGAGTCTTTCAGTGCAAGGTACTGTTGCAGGTTTTGTTTAGCTGATAAAGATGACTTTCAAACAGAATTCTCTGAAGATTTCCCCCAAAATAGTGTTGCGCACCAAAGACAACCACACTGCTCACTGTCAGGAAATGTCTAATAATCCATTGCTTCCTTATGTTTTTGGTGTAAAGAGTTCATGCTTATTGAATTCACTGACATATTTTCACACAACTGAGAACTTCTCAGTTGATGTGATGCATGATGTTTTGGAAGGAGTGGCCCAGTACAAACTgaagttattgtttttgtatttaaaagaaCAACATCTTACATTGGGAGAAGTGAATTTGAGAATACAAAGTTTTGATTATGGATTCATGGAGAAAAACAATAGGCCAGTAGCTGTGAATTTAGGTGGAGAGTCTAATGATCTGGGACTGAATGCTATTCAGACATGGTGCTTACTGAGGAATGTTCCCCTCATGTTTGGAGATTTGGTAACCTCTACTGACCAACATCGGGGCCTACTACTTTTATTACTACAGATAGTTAACATTGTATTTTCTCCTATGTTATCTCAaggtatgtgtgtatatttaaaacatttgattgtggaacaccacaaacTGTTCAAGATGTTGTATCCCCAGAAAAAACTTTTACCAAAGCACCATTTTCTTATCCATTATCCTCGCTGCATCCAAAAAATAGGGCCTGTACTTCATAGTTGGTGCATGCGCTATGAAGGTAAGCACAATTTTTTCAAGAAACTGCTCAAATCATTCAAAAATATCACCAAAACGCTGGCCAAAAAAACACCAGAATTATATGGCATACATTTGGCAATCTTCAACAACCTTTAGTCGGTTAGACATTGGTCCAGGAAAAATGGTGTCTTTAGATATGGTAAAAGGAGGTTCTGGAATTGCAATAGCAATGCAACTGCCCAATAGAGTTCAAGTTATGAAAGTGAACTGGGCTAAACAGAATGGTATTGTTTACCGCCCGCATTTGGTTATTTGTGGCAAAGTAGTGTCTGAAATGCCTGTGTTTTACCAGATTGAGTCAGTTCTGATAATACATGAGAAACTGGTACTTCTCATTTTGCCATTATGTACAGTAGCCTTTCAAGAACATTTCCATGCTTATGAGTTGACCAGGACAAAGCAAGATTTAGTTGTCTTTCATGTTGACAGCCTGCATTATCCCAGGCCTTTTGACATACAATTGTCGTATGGAGTGAATGACAACTGTCATTACTTACTGTCATTTGTAAGAGTTTGTTATGCTAATAAATGCTGTTACTGTAACCTGTATGTTTGTAGTTATTTTCATAATATAGGATAGATCACAGCCATTTAGAAATATAGCATCAtatgataaatatgaaaaaataatgaaaatgaaatattattacACATTAGAGTGAACTTGGACTAAAAATAACTCTATAAAGTGAAATCATATTACTCTAAACAGTGTGAATAACCCtcagtgttaaatatttttacacattttgttgTTAATTTTGACACTAAACTGAGTAGAATTAACACTAAAAAGTTAACACTGGCCATAGAGTAAATTTTACCCTAATTTTGAGTGGGACCAAATGTTATCTGAAACAGAGTTAAAATCAACTCTCTAAGTGTAAAATTGACAGTTTTTTACTGtgtggcctcatatcaaatgtgaaggcagaatGAGTCTAcgtttgacgtttgtttatatctaatcttccttttcaaacatttaaacagcagcgagtctgcagctgagggaacacaaactcaaattgtcggaacaggtttgctcgtttcttggattcatttggtgatttattaaatgtataactgttattctaatctgctgctgggtctcttacacttttctttatgctgtatattttcacgtctctggaatagttggcagttagtcagctgggaaactctgcatatcgtggatatgctgacctcgctccgtGGTGTACAGGGCCGTTTACcctcatgattaatattcacaataaaaatattagccgaacatcatgaagtctgtatgtgtttcatagtgtcgaacaacctttgtacagttaaagccagcagttactacatgacagaaacaccaacgttatctcttttatgcgtttatacacaggtcacgctgattactgaacaaaaacccaaagatcagatgttaaacagatttatttgctctctctcctccttaaacatgtttttaatgttagttataattcagaattggcgactgaaacacgtaggacacataagaacatcaggaaataaaacaccgataaatataacctcagtaaaagaagtcagcgggggttactacagctgtgtaccggggcctgcgctttgtcggtgggattgcttgcgaggcgagcgggtctatcccacgctttgccgtgagactgggcagacgtctccgaaatcatcgaagcacttttgcaaagaggctgtatcttgacaaaccgaccagacacatgaagattaaaccactacattctcggctaaaaaaatattaaaacggtatttggtgacacacaaacagggtttttcaaagttcagttctgttagcttccacatgccggttgttgtgtgctagaaacaatggccaccaggcctaagcaatggttttgacttgatcagcgttaaccccgccccctgagtttgatgggtgaggctgacagataaaattatttcaagatgagagccaggcgccaggactgccaaaatgaaataaataaatatatcattaaataattaattaaatgtgtcaataattaattaattaaatgtgtgttggccctgcgacagactggcgacctgtccagggtgtaccccgcctctcgccctatgacagctgggataggctcaagcgccccccgcgaccctgaaaaggataagcggaagcgaatggatggatggatggatggaataattaattaaaatgtgaaatacataaataattaattaaacgtgtcaataattaattaattacatgtgtcataactatttatttaattaattaattccaattttaattaattattgccacatttaattcattatttaatggtgtatttaattaattcattatggcagtcttGGCGCTCCATAGGCACCGGCGCCAGAGGTGAGGTTGAATACAAAGACCGTCCTCTGGACACCGTATAACATGCCCGAtcccaaggccctatatgtatgtgttatgagagtgtgagtaatgtggatgtctaggttgTGGAATAAAATCAGTCTGCTGATAAAACAGTGAGCACAGTGAGAagatcttcactgagctgatccatCTCATCtcataaaattgaggcacaggtgaccaggaggggacagagggggaacgaccttttattgcttttttctaCAACAATTTCTTAGTTCAGCTGCAGTATTTGATATCCTGTAATGACTAAAATGATAATTTAAACTAATTTACATAAAAAGATTGTCTTTTAAATGTTAAGGTTATTTAACAACTTTAAAGGCTGAGCAgtgctatttttaaaaaggataaGTCACAGGCTCACATGTTCCAGGATTGAATTAGTGTCTGATAACCCtccctcttcctgctctctaactcagcacctcctctctgtccaCATGTTCCCTTGTTCCCTCCCCTTCTGATCTGCAGTTTGAAGATGGGTGCAACCAACATGTGGTGACGTATAAGAGCTGACAGATCCCATTCGCTACAGAAACCTATGTTGTTTAGATCAGAGCAGTTTCAGTTCTGAGGAAGTGAAActcacacagtcactgacactgTTGGGTGAAATGGCGCAGAAAAGTGTTCAGCTGGACCGAGAAACCTTCTCTTGTTCGAtctgtttggatctactgaagAATCCGGTGGCTAttccctgtggacacagctactgcatgAAGTGTATTGAAAGCTTCTGGgatgaagaggaaaagaagaaaatctacagctgccctcagtgcagACAGACTTTCACAGCGAGGCCTGTCCTGGTGAAAAACACCATGTTAGCAGTTTtagtggaggagctgaagaagactggactccaagctgctcctgctgatcactgctatgctggacctgaagatgtggcctgtgatgtctgcactggaagaaaaatgaaagcctTCAAGTCCTGTTTAGTCTGTCTGGCAtcttactgtgagaaacacctTCAGCCTCATTATGATGTTGCtccattaaagaaacacaagctggtggagccctccaagaagctccaggagaagatctgctctcgtcatgatgaggtgatgaagatgttctgccgtactgatcagcagagtatctgttatctctgctctgtggatgaacataaaggccacgacacagtctcagctgcagcagaaaggactgagaggcagagagagctggaggtgagtcgacaaaacatccagcagagaatccaggacagagagaaagatgtgaagctgcttcaacaggaggtggaggccatcaatcagtctgctgatcaaacagtggagcacagtgagaagatcttcactgagctgatccatctcatccagaaaagaagctctgatgtgaagcagcagatcagatcccagcaggaaactgaagtgagtcgagtcaaagagcttcaggagaagctggagcaggagatcactgagctgaagaggaaagatgctgagctgaagcagctctcacacacagaggatcacatccagtttctacacaactacccctcactgtcagcactcagtgagtctacagactcatccagcatcaatatccgtcctctgagctactttgaggatgtgacagcagctgtgtcagaggtcagagataaactacaggacattctgagagaggaatggacaaacatctcactgacagtcactgaagtggatgttttactgtcacaaccagagccaaagaccagagctggattcttaaaatattcatgtgaaatcacactggatccaaacacagcaaacaaacagctgttattatcagaggggaacagaaaagcaacattaatggaacaacaacagtcttattctgatcatccagacagattcactGGATGGTTGCAGGTCCTGAGTAGAGAGAGTCTGACTggacgttgttactgggaggtggagtggagagggGGAGGAGTTTATGTAGCAGTCGCATACAAGAATATCAGCAGAAAAGGAGGTGGTTATGAATGTAGATTTGGACATAATGACAAATCTTGGTCATTAAATTGTAACAACAACAGTTTTACATTTCGGT includes:
- the LOC113010243 gene encoding tripartite motif-containing protein 16-like isoform X2, which encodes MAQKSVQLDRETFSCSICLDLLKNPVAIPCGHSYCMKCIESFWDEEEKKKIYSCPQCRQTFTARPVLVKNTMLAVLVEELKKTGLQAAPADHCYAGPEDVACDVCTGRKMKAFKSCLVCLASYCEKHLQPHYDVAPLKKHKLVEPSKKLQEKICSRHDEVMKMFCRTDQQSICYLCSVDEHKGHDTVSAAAERTERQRELEVSRQNIQQRIQDREKDVKLLQQEVEAINQSADQTVEHSEKIFTELIHLIQKRSSDVKQQIRSQQETEVSRVKELQEKLEQEITELKRKDAELKQLSHTEDHIQFLHNYPSLSALSESTDSSSINIRPLSYFEDVTAAVSEVRDKLQDILREEWTNISLTVTEVDVLLSQPEPKTRAGFLKYSCEITLDPNTANKQLLLSEGNRKATLMEQQQSYSDHPDRFTGWLQVLSRESLTGRCYWEVEWRGGGVYVAVAYKNISRKGESRPHSLSRSMLDCWFTVMEPLLS
- the LOC113010243 gene encoding tripartite motif-containing protein 16-like isoform X1 encodes the protein MAQKSVQLDRETFSCSICLDLLKNPVAIPCGHSYCMKCIESFWDEEEKKKIYSCPQCRQTFTARPVLVKNTMLAVLVEELKKTGLQAAPADHCYAGPEDVACDVCTGRKMKAFKSCLVCLASYCEKHLQPHYDVAPLKKHKLVEPSKKLQEKICSRHDEVMKMFCRTDQQSICYLCSVDEHKGHDTVSAAAERTERQRELEVSRQNIQQRIQDREKDVKLLQQEVEAINQSADQTVEHSEKIFTELIHLIQKRSSDVKQQIRSQQETEVSRVKELQEKLEQEITELKRKDAELKQLSHTEDHIQFLHNYPSLSALSESTDSSSINIRPLSYFEDVTAAVSEVRDKLQDILREEWTNISLTVTEVDVLLSQPEPKTRAGFLKYSCEITLDPNTANKQLLLSEGNRKATLMEQQQSYSDHPDRFTGWLQVLSRESLTGRCYWEVEWRGGGVYVAVAYKNISRKGGGYECRFGHNDKSWSLNCNNNSFTFRYNNIETPVSGPRSSRVGVYLDHRAGILSFYSVSETMTLLHRVQTTFTQPLYAGLLVYCYGATAELIKVK